One genomic window of Saprospiraceae bacterium includes the following:
- a CDS encoding methylated-DNA--[protein]-cysteine S-methyltransferase — protein MVLCTETSKLTSVHIVSYVSPIGDLWAAATDQGICYLEFKEEDIQRRQLEAFCIKWELEVKEQTNESLELLVKQLDEYFHKTIRQFDLPLHLLGTEFQQKVWIQLLQIPFGQTISYEKLSLKMEQPLAIRAIANANGQNPIAILVPCHRVIGKDGSLTGYAGGMWRKQWLLEHESNLPKQSKLFFG, from the coding sequence ATGGTTTTATGTACAGAAACATCAAAACTAACGAGTGTTCACATCGTAAGTTATGTAAGTCCTATAGGTGATTTATGGGCTGCAGCAACAGACCAAGGGATTTGTTATTTAGAATTTAAAGAAGAAGATATTCAGCGCAGACAACTGGAAGCCTTTTGTATAAAATGGGAATTGGAAGTAAAGGAGCAAACAAATGAATCCCTGGAATTGCTGGTCAAACAATTGGACGAATATTTTCACAAAACAATCAGGCAATTTGATTTACCTCTGCACTTATTGGGTACTGAATTTCAGCAAAAGGTCTGGATACAGCTGCTTCAAATCCCATTTGGACAGACCATCAGTTATGAAAAGCTATCTTTAAAAATGGAACAGCCTCTGGCGATCAGAGCTATAGCAAATGCGAATGGACAAAATCCAATTGCTATTCTTGTACCATGCCACCGCGTCATTGGAAAAGACGGATCGCTCACCGGATATGCCGGAGGGATGTGGAGGAAGCAATGGTTGTTGGAGCATGAATCAAACTTGCCCAAGCAATCTAAGTTGTTCTTTGGATAG
- a CDS encoding S9 family peptidase: protein MKKICLVICLLHSGLFMLAQEKKPISHESMWLLKRVGAPAISPNGSQLVYSISEPSYDEKEQVSDLWIMPVSGNKQARRLTTGKAGEGNYSWSPDGKYLAFTAKREGDEAGQIYLLNIMEGGEAQRLTQVSTGASGIRWSPDGKRILFNSSVFPGCFADSCNKKKIEDKKKQKYLARVYTSFPIRNWDKWKDEKQTHLFVQHIDSTQARDLFLDVRIVNETGFILGSANWTKDGKDILFAASTEGNTQAYREPVFHLYSLSVNGGTETKLTDGSFEYSDPTLSDDGKYLLCLENAHNNGKLYNLPQLVRFDWPTMEHKKYICKDLDRPIQQFTSHGQEIYLTAEDHGRDKLFVFSIQGGNAKSFDQLTVGSYSNLSLSNTYPPAIVSNWESVNNPAEIVRIDKNGPHKLLSEANKSGLDSLKLSTYETFYFTSSRGKKIRNLLVKPANFEEGKKYPLFVVIHGGPAGAWKENWSYRWNYHLLASPGYVLLFTDYTGSTGYGEKFTQDIILDPFKGPADEINEAAAYAIKKYAFIDGNLQAAGGASYGGHLANWLQATTSHYKCLISHAGLVNSISQWGSSDHIFGRELMNGGTPWSNSKIWKEQNPMYYADQFKTPMLVTIGELDYRVPVNNSIENWNILQRQKIPSKLIVFPEENHWILKAENSRFFYKELHAWLKTYLNP from the coding sequence ATGAAAAAAATATGCCTTGTTATATGCCTGTTGCATTCAGGTTTGTTCATGCTAGCGCAAGAGAAAAAACCCATATCACACGAAAGCATGTGGCTGCTGAAGCGCGTTGGTGCACCAGCCATCAGTCCGAACGGAAGCCAGTTGGTTTATTCGATTTCTGAGCCCTCATACGATGAAAAAGAGCAAGTAAGTGATCTTTGGATCATGCCGGTCAGCGGAAATAAACAAGCAAGAAGACTGACGACGGGAAAAGCGGGTGAAGGAAATTATTCCTGGAGCCCTGATGGCAAATATCTTGCATTCACAGCAAAAAGAGAAGGAGACGAAGCCGGGCAGATTTATTTATTGAATATCATGGAAGGTGGCGAAGCACAACGTTTAACACAAGTCAGTACTGGCGCTTCGGGTATCAGGTGGAGCCCTGATGGCAAAAGGATACTATTCAACAGTTCCGTATTTCCGGGATGTTTTGCAGATAGTTGCAATAAGAAAAAGATTGAAGACAAAAAGAAACAAAAATACCTTGCGAGGGTGTACACCAGTTTTCCCATTCGCAATTGGGACAAATGGAAAGATGAAAAACAAACGCATTTGTTTGTTCAACACATTGATAGCACTCAGGCCAGAGATCTCTTCCTGGATGTAAGGATTGTCAATGAAACAGGGTTCATATTAGGATCTGCCAATTGGACCAAAGATGGCAAAGATATTCTCTTTGCAGCAAGCACAGAAGGAAATACCCAGGCCTACCGGGAACCGGTCTTTCATTTGTATTCCTTATCTGTGAATGGTGGAACAGAAACAAAACTAACGGATGGTAGTTTTGAATATTCGGACCCCACCCTGAGCGATGATGGAAAATACCTGTTATGTCTTGAGAATGCGCATAATAATGGAAAGTTGTACAATCTTCCGCAATTGGTAAGATTTGACTGGCCGACCATGGAACATAAAAAATACATTTGTAAAGACCTTGACAGACCCATCCAGCAATTTACCAGTCATGGTCAAGAAATCTATCTCACAGCCGAAGACCATGGCCGGGATAAATTATTTGTATTCTCGATTCAAGGAGGAAATGCCAAATCCTTTGACCAACTAACAGTTGGTAGTTATTCCAATCTGAGTCTCAGCAATACATACCCTCCGGCCATAGTAAGCAATTGGGAATCTGTGAACAATCCTGCTGAGATCGTGCGAATTGATAAGAATGGACCACACAAGCTTTTATCTGAAGCCAATAAGTCTGGATTGGATAGTCTGAAACTATCTACATACGAGACCTTTTATTTTACCAGTAGCCGTGGAAAAAAAATCCGCAATCTGCTCGTGAAGCCAGCCAATTTTGAGGAGGGTAAAAAATATCCACTGTTTGTGGTTATCCATGGTGGACCGGCAGGAGCCTGGAAAGAAAACTGGTCATACCGCTGGAACTACCACTTATTAGCAAGTCCCGGATATGTTTTGTTATTTACCGATTATACGGGATCAACCGGATATGGAGAGAAGTTCACACAAGATATTATATTGGATCCATTCAAAGGTCCTGCAGATGAGATTAATGAAGCAGCTGCCTATGCCATTAAAAAATATGCTTTCATTGATGGCAATCTACAGGCTGCAGGCGGCGCAAGTTATGGCGGGCACCTCGCCAATTGGTTACAGGCTACGACTTCGCATTATAAGTGTCTGATCAGTCATGCGGGTTTGGTGAACAGTATTTCGCAGTGGGGTTCCAGTGATCATATTTTTGGGCGAGAACTGATGAATGGGGGCACACCCTGGTCCAATTCCAAAATTTGGAAAGAACAAAATCCGATGTATTATGCAGATCAATTCAAAACACCTATGCTAGTAACCATTGGAGAACTTGATTATCGCGTACCGGTCAACAATAGCATTGAAAATTGGAATATCTTACAGCGACAAAAAATACCTTCGAAACTCATTGTTTTTCCTGAAGAGAACCACTGGATCCTGAAAGCGGAAAACAGCCGCTTCTTTTACAAAGAACTTCATGCCTGGCTCAAAACCTATTTAAATCCATAG